In Pyrus communis chromosome 8, drPyrComm1.1, whole genome shotgun sequence, one genomic interval encodes:
- the LOC137742427 gene encoding uncharacterized protein, protein MQSNGALTAMEVEAGPSAPNSAAVTLPPKPLFAPLKAHEMSDGQVQFRKVSVPPHRYSPLKKAWMDIYTPIYEQMKIDIRMNLKGRKVELKTRADTPEVSNLQKCADFVQAFMLGFDVIDAIALLRMDELYVESFEIKDVKTLRGEHLSRAIGRLSGKGGKTKFAIENATKTRIVIADTKIHILGSFANIKVARDSLCSLILGSPAGKVYSKLRAVTARLAERF, encoded by the coding sequence ATGCAGTCCAACGGAGCTCTTACAGCCATGGAAGTTGAAGCAGGTCCATCTGCACCAAATTCAGCGGCTGTGACTTTACCACCCAAGCCATTGTTTGCGCCTTTGAAGGCTCATGAGATGTCAGATGGACAAGTCCAGTTCCGGAAAGTCTCTGTTCCGCCACATCGTTATTCGCCCCTCAAGAAAGCTTGGATGGACATATACACACCAATTTATGAGCAGATGAAGATAGACATTCGTATGAATCTCAAGGGTCGCAAAGTTGAGTTAAAGACTAGAGCTGACACACCCGAAGTAAGTAATCTACAGAAGTGCGCTGATTTTGTTCAGGCTTTCATGCTGGGCTTTGATGTTATAGACGCCATTGCCCTTTTGCGGATGGATGAGCTCTATGTAGAGTCGTTTGAGATCAAGGACGTTAAAACCCTTCGTGGGGAGCACTTGTCTCGTGCTATAGGAAGACTGTCCGGTAAGGGCGGTAAAACAAAGTTTGCAATCGAGAATGCTACAAAGACGAGGATTGTGATTGCTGACACCAAGATTCACATACTGGGTTCGTTTGCAAATATTAAAGTTGCAAGGGATTCTCTTTGCAGCCTTATCTTAGGGTCCCCTGCCGGAAAAGTGTATTCGAAATTAAGAGCAGTTACTGCCAGATTGGCCGAAAGGTTTTGA